A window of the Lepisosteus oculatus isolate fLepOcu1 chromosome 14, fLepOcu1.hap2, whole genome shotgun sequence genome harbors these coding sequences:
- the LOC138243159 gene encoding histone H4-like: protein MSGRGKGRKGLGKGGAKRHRKVLRDNIQGITKPTIRRLARRGGVKRISGLNYEETRGVLKVFLENAKRKTVTAMDVVYVLKRQGRTLYGFGG from the coding sequence ATGTCTGGAAGAGGCAAAGGCAGAAAGGGACTCGGGAAAGGAGGCGCAAAGCGTCACCGCAAGGTTCTCCGCGACAACATCCAGGGAATCACCAAGCCCACCATCCGCCGCCTGGCTCGCCGTGGGGGAGTGAAGCGGATCTCTGGGCTGAACTACGAGGAGACCCGTggggtgctgaaggtgttcctggagaacgCCAAGAGGAAGACCGTCACCGCCATGGACGTGGTGTACGTGCTGAAGCGCCAGGGTCGCACCCTGTACGGCTTCGGAGGCTAA